The Cervus canadensis isolate Bull #8, Minnesota chromosome 13, ASM1932006v1, whole genome shotgun sequence genomic interval AGAGTCACATTTAAAATATGatgcagagggacttccctagtggtccagtggttaagactctgcacttccactgcaaggggagTGGGTTTGAGCcttggtcaagaaactaagatcccacatgctacacagtgcggccaaaaaaaaataaaatatgctgcaGAAAGGGTAAAAGTACTAAGAGCAAGGATTCAAGGTGTGGGAGGGGTGAGCTTTCACCAGAAAGCAAACCTGAAGATAAAGCATTATTGAGGATATACAGAATGATTCAACTCAACAAAGGGTTCAACCTGAAAAATAAGACGACCCCAAATGTCAGACTCATGATAACAAGCAAAACCTAGACTccttagaagaaacagacaagTCCATGATCCTTGTGATAAATTTTACATTTGATGTCACTCGCCTGCCTCAAGTCTTACCCCTCCAGCCTGAGTCAGTCCACTGCAACGAGCCCACACTCTGGTCTCTGACCCGCCCGGCCTGCCCCTGTGTACTCAGATGCCACAGTGGCCCTCTTTGGCCTCTTCCACACTCTCAGGCAGAGCCAGGGAGTGGCAGGGGCCCTGCTCAGTGCTGGATCTGAGCTGGGCCCCACGCTCACCTTCTGCCTCCAAGGGTCCCTGGGATGGCAGGAGagtgagttgggggtggggggtggggctgacCTGCACCGTCTGGTGGAGGTGGACGGCCACCACTTTCTTCATGCAGTCCTTGATCATCTGGGACGTGAAGAAGTTGGCCTCGCCCTTCTTATCCACGGCAATCTTGCGGTAGTCTTCCAGCAGGATGGGGCAGATGGCCTGGGTGGGCTGGGTCATGTAGATGGGCCCATCGTAGCCCACCATCTCACTGAAGTAGGGGAGTGCCCCGCAGTGGTCCAGGTGGAAGTGGCTGCAGGCGCAGCACCAGTCAGCTGGATGCCCCCCAACCTCCCACCCAGCAACCCTACCCCCATTCCTCTGCTCACTGAGAGCCCACTGTGTGTCAAACATGGCCCTGAacatgggagagggagagggcaaAAGGGACTCAGGCCCAAGTATCTAGCAACGCCACCAGCAGGCAGTTACTGTGGATCAGCTTCAcatttcagaaaggaagaaggggcTCAGGGCAACATGAATCAGGATGCCACTTGGGTGGGTGGTCGGTCTGGGGGTGGAGAGGGCACCCACCTGATGATCACACAGTCCAGAAAATCAGTCAGTCGGCCACTGCGGGTGATGTAGGAGAAGTCGGGGAAGCGCCTCTGTGGGGGGAGAAGCGGAAGTGTCAGGATGCAGCCCGCCCAGGGCTCAGGTGACTGAAGGGCAGCCAGGGCTGTGGGGGtggtccctggtcagggtgcATTTGAGTCTGACAGCCACACCCCGCAGGCCCACGGAGGCCACCAACTGCTCAGAACCCCTGAGCATGTAGGGCAGGGGTCAGGCTGCTGAGCCAATACCTGAGAGCTGAGACCCCACAGCCATGCCCTGGCTCCAGTACAGTCTGGCCCAGGCAGGTGCTCCACCTGTTGAGCGACAGTGGGGGCTGCCCTCCTACCAGTGCCCACTTGCCCCCCTGTTCCCCGTCTGTAGTCAGAGCCTGAGACTCCGAGGCCCAGGTCCCTCGGTGACGATGCCAAGAAGCAGGCTGGATGCCAGGCTGCCCACCCTTGAGACTCACGTCGTCGCTGAAGCCCATGTGCATCCCACAGTCCAGCATGACGTTCTTGCCCGCAATGGACACCAAAATGCAGCTTCGGCCCACATCCTGGCCAGCCCCTGCATGGGAGGACCAGTCAGAGGCATGGGCATGCCCCCCTCTCTCCCACTGCCCAGCGAGGATTTGGGGTAAAAGAAGCAGTAAAAAGACAGGACTGTTCAAGAGTGAGTGGTGAGAAAGGTGCCACAGGGGGAAAGAGGCTGGAAGGAGGACCCTGCAGAGGCCCCTGGGGAGGAACCAGGTGAGAGGAGAGCCTGGGGCTGAAGCGGCCAGAGGGGAACCGGAGCCAACAGGTTGGAGAGGCGTGAGGACATCTATGGCGGGGCGGGATGCGTGCTGTGCCCTGTCGGCCAAGGGCAGGCCACTGCAGCGGGAGGCTGGGTGGGCTATTCTGAGGGTGCACCACAGAAGAGAGCATGTGGAGCTGTGGGGGCAACCCTGCTAGAAGATGCTGCGAATACATGGCCGTGGCAGGTTCCCGAAAAGCCCCCAGCACCTGTGCAGACACCCTGGCTGTTCCGATTCTGAGTGACCTGCTGTACCTCAGGTCACTGCTGTACGGTTTGGGCCTTTAAACTATGCACTTGTATCTTTCGCAAAAGGCAAGCTGGGGGGccggggagggcggggcgggggacgaccttggttttgtttttaacgtTGCGCCGGTCAAGCAAAACAAGGGCTGACTGACGTGGGGGGAACGTCCCACGGGTAAACGGAGGCTGCAGGAAAGCGGGGATCGAGACATATGGAACAGGTGGATGGCAGCGAGTGCGCGAAcgcagaggcaggaggaaggtGCACTAAACAGTGGCGCCGGGTGGGGGGCCGCGCGGCGAGGAAGACACGTCCCGGGGTCCCCGGACCTCCGAGCCCCCCACCAGCCTTTCTCGGGCGCTACTCGCGCCGCCCAGCACTCACCCAGGGGCGTGACCCTGATCTCGGGCATCCTGCCGGGCAAGCCAAGCCAGCGGGCGGGACCCCCAGGGTCCCACGAGACCCCGGCGCCCGAGACCTGGTCCCGGCCACGCGCGCCTGATTCGCGGCTACGCACTGCGCAGGTGCAATCCCAACGGCGCCAGCTTCCGGCGCGCCGGACGGAAACGCTGGCCCGCGCAACGGGCTTTCTGATTGGGCGGCCGGCAGCCAGTCCCGGGCGGCGGGGCGGTGGGACCGTGGCCGAGGGCCGGGCTGCCGGCCCCGCGGCTGCTGCGGCAGCACAGGTGAGCAGCGGCGGCGCAGGTGAGTGGAGCGCGACGGGCTCAAGGCGGCGCCAGGGAAACCCAGCCCAACCGAGCTGGGCCTGGGCCTTGCCGAGGGGTCGGAGCGGGACCCCCCAGGCGTGGGAGGAGGCGGCCGAGGACCCGGCTCCAACGCGGGTCCGGACCCCGAGCTCCAGTCCCCTCCCTAGGGACTCAGCTGGAGCAGGACCCGCGCAGGACAGGGGCCATACCCTACCCGAGTCCCGGGTCCCAGCGTGGCGCCACCTGGAGCCCCATTCTCAGGCGAGATTTCCAGGACTTCCCCACTCCCACCCGCTGGGCCTGGGGTGCCCGAGGGCCGCCCTCTTTTCCTGGGGACCTTCAGCTTGCCGTCAGCCTCAGGATGAGCCCTGACCTTGGGGCCATGGGCTGCCCCTGGGGGAGCCTTGGCGATTCCCTGCATCACCTCGCCAGAGCTGGCAGCTTGCCCGACCCCGCTGCACCGCCACTGCCCTTCCTGTTGTTTCCAAGCTCTGAAAGGCTGCTGGCACTTCCCGTTGGCTGCTGGCTCAGGTTCCGGGCAGGAAAGCCAGGCCCACCGGATGGCTGGTGACCAGGAAGGTAGCCCTGAGGGCCTCAGAGGCCATCTGCTTGGTGGACAGAACACTGAGGCCCTGAGAGAGGGGAGGAGTATTCTGGAAGCCTCCCAGTGTCTTCTTCCTAAGGCCAGGCACGGCTGTCCCCCACACCTGAAGACGGGGTGAGCTCACCGCGAGGCACTCCACCTAGTGCCAGGCACGTGACAAAGACGTAGGGCCTGTAGGGCCTCAGCACCCACTGGGCCCCATCAGAGGCTCCCAGCAACCTGGGTGGTGGGTAGGGCAAGGTGTGCTGGCCCATTTTCCCTAAAGCTGTGGGACAGGATCTTAGGTCAGTGCATGACTTGCCCATGGTATGGAAGGCACCCACATGTGCTCTTTTGGCTGGGCTCTCACCACAGCTCGAATGGCCTCCTCCCATGCAGGTTCTCACAAGACTTCCAGCACTGAGGGCCGAGGAACCTCTGTGCCCAAAGGGGTGAGAGCTTGTCCTGGACAATGAGATGAGATACAGCCTAGTCCCCAGGGCCCATCAGAGCCACACCACAGTGCAACCCTGGGcacccagggaggcaggggctggggtgtcCAGGGGCACCTGCTAACCTCGGGCACTTGGGTGTTTGTGGCGTGACTATGGGAATGCCGGCAGAATCTAGAGGAGTTCTGTGGCCTGGGGCACTTCTGGAGTCCCTGGGACCAGGGGAGGGCCTGTGTCCAGCCTTCCTTCTGTGTGGGACATGACATCTCCTTGCCCTCTTCCTACATTCTCACCAGGCTCCAGTTACTGTAGGGGTGGAACATCTGGTGTCTGTCCTCTGGCAAACGCTGACCCCCACAGCCTCTGTTCTGGGTTTGGGGATATAGCTTCAAGCATGGAAGGGCATgacccccccccaaccccgtttCAGCCCACAGTCTTGTCTCTCCGTGGTTGTCATCCTTTTACTTGCTGTGTTGGACTTCCTGTCTTTgttaaaaaccacacacacacacacccaccactAGGATGTCACCCCAGTGGGCTGGGCTGTTGGTTGCACTCACAGTGCACCCAGGTGGCTGCCTGGCTCTGTGTGGGGACTCAGCAAATACTTCTCCAGTTAGTAGGAACAGACACACCCTGGAGAGACACAGACTATAAGCAAGCAAGAAAACCCAAGCAGAGATGCTTTCCACAAGTGAGATGTATCAGGTTTGACAAGCCTGAGTTATGGGGGGCCATGCTAAAAGCAAAGGGCCCTGCTGTGGCCCAAGCAGAGCAAGGTTGCttctggggaggaggggctgacCTGGGGGTGGGAGTCCTCATGGGTTTTCACTGGGGAGCCACGGGATCCCAGCTGTTTCTTTCCAACTGCCTTCACTCCCCCTCCCCAAAATAATGACCCAAAGAGGAGCCTTCTCGCCAGGAGACAACCCACAGCCCAACCCCCTGTGTGTTCCAGCTCCTGTTGAAAATGGATGACTTGGAGTCAGAGTTCAATCTGAAAGTCGTCCTGGTCAGTTTCAAGCAGTGTCTCAATGAGAAGGAGGAGGTGCTGCTGGAATACTACCTCGCTGGCTGGAGGGGGCTGGTCAGGTGCGCGAGGGGCTTCCCCGGCCACACGTCCCACCTGTATCCCATTGGCCCAGTGAAGATCGGCCATCCTCACTTGCGGCCCAGGAGGTGGGAGTGGTCTTGCCCACACCCAGGCTGAGAGTGCCTGCTCTCTTCCTGCAGGTTCCTGAATAGTCTGGGCACCATCTTCTCATTCATCTCCAAGGACGTGGTGACAAAGCTGCAGATCATGGACCAGCTGCGAAGCGGCCCCCAACAGGAGCACTACAGCAGCCTGCAGACCATGGTTGCCTACGAAGTGGGCAACCAACTGGTGGACCTGGAGCGGCGCTCACGCCACCCCGACTCAGGCTGCCGGACAGTGCTACGGCTACACCGCGCACTGCGCTGGCTGCAGCTCTTCCTGGAGGGCGTCCGCACAAGCCCTGAGGACGCACGCACTTCTGCGCTCTGCACCGACTCCTACAATGCCTCGCTGGCCACCTACCACCCCTGGATCATCCGCCGGGCTGTCACCGTGGCCTTCTGTGCGCTGCCCACACGCAAGGTCTTCCTGGAGTCCATGAACGTTGGGTCCTCCCAACAGGCTGTGGAGATGCTAGACGAGGCCCTGCCCTTTATTGAGCGTGTCTACAACATCTCCCAGAAGCTCTATGCCGAGCACGCCCTACTGGACCTGCCATAGGGGCTGGTGGGACCAGGTTGGGTGGGCTTCCCCTGATccagaggtgggcagggcagccAGGACCCATCAGTCCCACCATGGAACTTTCTGGGCTCCCCTGTGAGCTGAGCTTGTCAGGAGCCACTCAGATTGTGCACATGGGCCACAGATGGGCTTCAACAGAGAAGGCAGACATTGTCCATCTGCTCTGCACCCGGCCTCTCCCTTGCCCAGGCATCTCATCTTTATCCTCTACCAAGTTATACTCATGTAGTTAGGCCTCTCCTGGGTGGGTGAAGTGCTGGAGGCAGGGGCAGGCAGGATCAGTGTTCATGGAAAAGCTGCCCCTACTTGGGGGTCAAGTCTATGGGCTGGGGAAGTCACAGGGCCTGGGATGTAGTGTTTGCCCACCTGGGCTGCCTTGAGCCTTCTGTACTGGCTAGCTGACCCCAGGACAGGGAGAAAACCCCTGGGCAGGGGTCAGCTCTGCGGGAATTCTCCCTGCCCCTGGCCTCCTCCTTAGCTAGGGGCGCATATGTCCTTGGCTGTGACAGCAGGACCTGAAGCCCCGAAGAAAGGCCTGCTCTACCTCCCCTGCCCTGCATGCACACAGCGGCCTCCTGCAGCCTCAAGTCTGCACAGCACAGCCCTGGATGAGAATCCCTGGAGCCCAGGACTCCTCTGCCCAGTGCTTGCTTCTCCCTCCTCAGTGTCTACACATCCAGATGCTGTGTCCCTTCTTCCTGGCCCCATACTGCTCTGTCCCCATGTAGCTCAGGAGACCTAGAATGACACAACATGGGAGGGAACCTGGGCCACTTCGCCTCAGTGACAGGCTGACAGGTGACCACACCCAACCTGGCCATCATCCAGTGATTGGGGGTCTGGTCCCCCCAACATCCTCTTCTCTGTGAGCCCAAGATGTCAGGTGCTGAGGGGACAGTATCCACCAAGAGCAAATGTGTGTAAGTGAGCTTTCAGGGACCCTAGGCGCAGTAATACAGGTGATGGCttttccaaaataaagaaattgcaCTTACAGAATGAAGTACTGCGCTCCAGGACAAGGGTGCTGCCAGGCCATCGGCAGTGTCAACCACAGGGGCATGAGGCATGTCCTGGCCACTGTTGGGGTCCTTCCCATCTCTGTGCAAGCTTGGTCCCTCAACCACTGCCAAGGTCTGAATTATCTTCATTGgacaggtgaaaagacagtcacAGAATCACCTGAGTGGCTGAGTTGGAAGCGCAGATCTTAGGTCAGCTACATACCCTGTACAGAGAGGAAAATCTGCCGAGCTGCAGCCAGGCCTGGACAGAAAGAGGACACATGTCAGGCAGGGTCCTCGCAGACGCTGCCTGATGGCCAGAGCTGAATAGCAGTGCCCAGCACAAGCCACCTCCTGGTCTGCTGCTGCACCCTGTCCAGCTCTGGCCATATCCGTGGGGGCCAGAGCCTGGAATGTTACTGACAAAGGCCAGAGAGCAAGGGTTGCACGTGTGCCTGTGTGCATACATGCTTGCCGGTGtaggcactgtgtgtgtgtgtggtgtgcattCTGTGTGTGCCATGCCTCGTGCGCCCTCCCCAAgggtgtgtgatgtgtgtatgtgtgtgtttgtggtgaGCGTGCCGTCCATGTGTGCCCTCCCCAAGGCCATAGGTTCAGGCAAAGACCAGGTCCCTAAACCAATTCCATGAACATCTGCCAGGCCCCGCTGCACCCTCAAGGGCATCTCTagcctcccccagctcccttGGGTGCCTGTAGCCTGGTGTCAGTGAGGCCCCCAGACCCAGACTCGGGGAGACCAGTCCCCGGGCACCCAGTGGCTAAGCAGGAGCCACCAGCCTGGGGGCCTCAGGTCCACTGCCACACCTGGTGCTGGCACGACTGCTGCAGCCTATTTGATTACAACATTTCCTCCCTTGTTTGCATGCCTCCCCGCCCAGGCCCAGCTGTGAGCTCTGTCCCTGAAGGAAGACACCTGCCCTCTGAAGCCTTGGGGCCCCCAAAGCTTCTAGGCCACAGTCCCTCAAGGTGCACTGttcccaggcaggctgaggccaTGACCCCCACCTCGGGACCCTCCCCACACAGTTATGGGTGAGAGCCATGCTGGCCAGCCAGCCACTGTCCTTTTGGTTGCAGGGCT includes:
- the LOC122452418 gene encoding ceramide-1-phosphate transfer protein, with product MDDLESEFNLKVVLVSFKQCLNEKEEVLLEYYLAGWRGLVRFLNSLGTIFSFISKDVVTKLQIMDQLRSGPQQEHYSSLQTMVAYEVGNQLVDLERRSRHPDSGCRTVLRLHRALRWLQLFLEGVRTSPEDARTSALCTDSYNASLATYHPWIIRRAVTVAFCALPTRKVFLESMNVGSSQQAVEMLDEALPFIERVYNISQKLYAEHALLDLP